The following is a genomic window from Opitutus sp. GAS368.
CTCCGGCAGATCAACCGCATCGCCGAGCGCCTCGGCGTGGTGCGGCAGGCCGCCGGCCCGGATTTCGAGATCTGCGTGGACTGCCACATGCAATACAACACGCCCGATGCCATCCGCCTGGCCTCGGCGCTGGCCCCGCTCAACCTGCTCTGGCTGGAGGACCCGGTGCCGATCACCAATCCTGATTCCTGCGCCGCGGTTCGCGCCAGGAGCCCCGTCGCGATTTGTGTCGGCGAGATGTTCATCGCCGAGCAATTCCGGCTCTTTGTCGACCGCCAGGCCTGCGATATCCTGCACCCCGACGTCCTCTTCTGCGGCGGCCTGCATGAGCTGAAGCGCATTGCCGACTACGCCGAGCTGCACCACCTGCCCGTCGCTTTTCACGGCAATGGCGGTGCCATCGCCACCATCGCCGCCGCCCACGCCGGCGTGGCGGCGCGCAATTTTCTCGGGCTCGAATACCACTTCATCGAGACCCCGTGGATCGGCGAGTTCGCCCGGCGCGACGGGCCGTTGTTCCGCGACGGCCACGTGGTGCTGAGCGACGCCCCGGGCCTGGGCCTCGAGCTCGACCGGGAAGTCTGCCGCCGGCACCTCGCGCCCGGGGAGTCGCTCTTCGACTGACCCGCCATCCCCGAGTCGAAAGTCATGAACCGCCGCCCCCTGCAGATCGCTGTGCACCGCAATTTTCTCCCGGAACTGGAGCAACAGCTGGCGGTGCCCCACGTCCTGCGCGACTTTGCGGGTCTCGGCGACAACGCCATGGCCGCCCTTCTCGCGGAGGCCGATGTGCTCGTGTCCGGTGCCTACCCGGCGGCGTGGCGTCCGGCCGGCGGACCCTTGCGCCTGATCCATTCCACGGGCGCCGGCGTCGACGGGATTGACTTTCCCGGTGTGCCGGCGGGTTGCCTGGTGTGCAATGTGTATGGCCACCAGCGGGGCGTGGCCGAGCAGGCGTTCATGCTCATGCTCGCGCTGCACAAGGGGCTCTTGGGGCTTGATGCGGCGCTCCGCCGCGGCAACTGGACCCCGCAGCGGCCCTACCTGCCGGAAATGCGGGGGCGCCGGTTGCTCGTGCTGGGGCTCGGCCACATCGGCCGCGAGCTGGTGCATTGGGGCCGGTTTCTTGACATGGAGGTGACGGTGCTGACGCGCACGCCCGCGCCCGAGCGCGCCCATGGCCTCGGTCTGCGCGCTTTCGGTGGATTCCACGAACTGGCCTCGCACCTGCCGGCCGCCGACTTTGTCGTCGTGGCGATTCCCGCAGCGGAGGGCACGGCCAATCTGATCGGCCCCGCCGAATTCGCGCTCATGAAGCCGGAGGCCTTCATCATCAACGTCGGCCGCGGCCCCGTGATCAACGAGGCCGCGCTTTACGAGGCGCTGCGCACGCGGCGCATCGCCGGCGCCGGCCTCGACGTCTGGTATCAGTATCCGGCCCCCGGGCAGGACCGGATGCCCGCGCGGCTGCCGTTCCAGGAATTGGACAACGTCATCATGACACCCCACAAGCCCACGGCCGAGACCATGGCCTATCGCTGGAAGCAAATCGCCGCCAATATCGGCCGCCTGGCGCGCGGCGAGCCGCTGGCCTGCGTGGTCCACGCTGCCGCCTGATTCGCGCCATGAAAATCACGCAGGTCACAACCCATCTTCTCACCACGCGGTGGAAGGACGACCCGTCGTTCCCGCAGTCCGCGCATTCCACGGCCGTGATCCGGCTGCAGACCGACCGCGGCATCGACGGGCTGGGCGAATGCACCTGGGGCTATTTCGCGCCCGATGCGGTGCCGGCCATGGTCAGTTATTTCGAGCCCGTGCTGCTCGGCCAGGACCCGCTGGACACCGCGCGGCTGACCCGCGCGCTGACCGACGATTCGGTGTGGTGGGCACGCGCGGGTGCCGGGCGCAGCGTGATCAGCGGCCTCGAGCTCGCGCTGTGGGATCTCAAGGGCAAGGCGCTGGGCCTGCCGGTCTACCAGCTCCTCGGCGGCAAGGTGCGCGACCGGATCCCGGTCTACGCTTCCGGCGGCCCGGCGCTGTGGCCGTTGGACGAGACGGTGCGCAAGGTCGAATCCTACCTGAAGCGCGGCTATCGCACGGCCAAGCTGTCCACCGGCCTGTTCCGGCTGCCGCCCGCGGCGGCGGGGCACCAGGCGCGGCTCGAGGCGGTCCCGTTTCCCTTTGCCAGGAAGATCGAGGTGCTGGTGGAGTGCTTCACGCGCCTCCGCCGCGAGTTCGGCGACACGATGGACCTCGCGATCGACGGACACCAGGGCGGGGTACCCAACCCCATGCCGGTGAGCGAGGCCGTGGCCATCGCCGAGGCGCTGGCGCCTTTCCGGCTCCGCTTCTACGAGGAGCCGTTGGCTTACACCAACCTCGACGGCTACTGCGAACTGCGCGCCCGCTCGCGCATCCCGATCGCCGGCGGCGAGAGCCTGTGCGGGCTCGACCAGTTCCATCCCCTGATCATGCGGCAGGGCGTGCACCTGGTCCAACCCGACATCGGCTTTGCCGGCGGCCTGCAGGAGACCGTCCGCATCATCCATCACGCCGAGGCCTGCAACCTCGGCGCCGCGCTCCACACCGGCGCGTCGATGGGACCCTCGCTGGCGGCCTCCTGGCACCTTGCCGCGGCCAGCCACTCCGTCGAATGGCTGGAACACGTGTTCGCGGGCAAGACCATCCAGGACGACCTGTTGCTCGATGCCTTCACGGTCACGGACGGCACGGTCGGACTGCCGACCGCGCCGGGATTGGGCGTCCACCTGCCGCCGGCGCTGCTCGACAAATACCGTTTTGTCCCTCGTTCGGGGGAGCGCACCTGACATTCCCCATGCGGCTCCTGCTCAACGCGACTTTCAGGTTCACCCCGGCGCAGCGGACGGCGCTGCAGGCGGCGTGGCCCGGCCTTGAGATCGTCGAACAGTTCGCCGCAGATCCGGACCTGCTGGACGGCGCGGGGGTCGCCGTGCTCTGTACCGAGCAGGTGCCGCGCAACCTCGCCGCGTGGCCGAAGCTGCGCTGGGTGCAGTTGCTGTCCGCCGGGGCCAACCAGTTGCTGGGCCATCCTATCCTGACGACGCCGCTGCCGGTC
Proteins encoded in this region:
- a CDS encoding mandelate racemase/muconate lactonizing enzyme family protein codes for the protein MKITDIRMMRLWGPRNHGVGGGTASIAKVVVRVDTDVGLYGLGEVDDFMGVRQGIAYMREYFRGRDPFTINAIVSEMLYGTQAPNPPGTRRGPMAGNIIPISMCSPTATPWGPAVWAASGVEIALCDLVGKALQTPAYNLLGGKFRPAARVYLDRSSPADVTDLAAWQRMAAETVASGFTQMKFDIDFMAPECVPDVWNRTLSLRQINRIAERLGVVRQAAGPDFEICVDCHMQYNTPDAIRLASALAPLNLLWLEDPVPITNPDSCAAVRARSPVAICVGEMFIAEQFRLFVDRQACDILHPDVLFCGGLHELKRIADYAELHHLPVAFHGNGGAIATIAAAHAGVAARNFLGLEYHFIETPWIGEFARRDGPLFRDGHVVLSDAPGLGLELDREVCRRHLAPGESLFD
- a CDS encoding 2-hydroxyacid dehydrogenase, which encodes MNRRPLQIAVHRNFLPELEQQLAVPHVLRDFAGLGDNAMAALLAEADVLVSGAYPAAWRPAGGPLRLIHSTGAGVDGIDFPGVPAGCLVCNVYGHQRGVAEQAFMLMLALHKGLLGLDAALRRGNWTPQRPYLPEMRGRRLLVLGLGHIGRELVHWGRFLDMEVTVLTRTPAPERAHGLGLRAFGGFHELASHLPAADFVVVAIPAAEGTANLIGPAEFALMKPEAFIINVGRGPVINEAALYEALRTRRIAGAGLDVWYQYPAPGQDRMPARLPFQELDNVIMTPHKPTAETMAYRWKQIAANIGRLARGEPLACVVHAAA
- a CDS encoding mandelate racemase/muconate lactonizing enzyme family protein, whose amino-acid sequence is MKITQVTTHLLTTRWKDDPSFPQSAHSTAVIRLQTDRGIDGLGECTWGYFAPDAVPAMVSYFEPVLLGQDPLDTARLTRALTDDSVWWARAGAGRSVISGLELALWDLKGKALGLPVYQLLGGKVRDRIPVYASGGPALWPLDETVRKVESYLKRGYRTAKLSTGLFRLPPAAAGHQARLEAVPFPFARKIEVLVECFTRLRREFGDTMDLAIDGHQGGVPNPMPVSEAVAIAEALAPFRLRFYEEPLAYTNLDGYCELRARSRIPIAGGESLCGLDQFHPLIMRQGVHLVQPDIGFAGGLQETVRIIHHAEACNLGAALHTGASMGPSLAASWHLAAASHSVEWLEHVFAGKTIQDDLLLDAFTVTDGTVGLPTAPGLGVHLPPALLDKYRFVPRSGERT